In Microbacterium sp. AB, a single genomic region encodes these proteins:
- a CDS encoding HhH-GPD family protein: protein MPASALSDTLVPWFREHARDLPWRRPGYGAWGTLVSEFMLQQTPVARVVPHLEAWLTRWPTPAALADDPPAEAVRQWANLGYPRRALWLHRAAVEIRDRHDGIVPRDVDALLALTGIGDYTARAVASFAYGERHPVVDTNTRRVIARAVDGRAQPGPPHRRDLEAMERLLPSAPSEAAVMNAAAMELGQIVCTARAPRCDACPIRHTCAWLTAGRPGTPDTRRRQARYEGSDRQARGAALRALRERDPSAIAEGALLAGWPDRAQRDRAVLSLLSDGLIESADGMLRLPR, encoded by the coding sequence ATGCCCGCCAGCGCCCTCTCCGACACGCTCGTGCCGTGGTTCCGGGAGCACGCGAGAGACCTGCCGTGGCGGCGTCCCGGGTACGGGGCGTGGGGCACGCTCGTGAGCGAGTTCATGCTGCAGCAGACGCCGGTCGCCCGCGTCGTCCCGCATCTGGAGGCGTGGCTCACGCGCTGGCCGACGCCGGCGGCGCTGGCCGACGACCCGCCGGCGGAGGCCGTGCGGCAATGGGCGAACCTGGGCTATCCGAGGCGCGCGCTGTGGCTGCACCGCGCGGCCGTGGAGATCCGCGACCGCCACGACGGCATCGTCCCGCGCGACGTCGACGCGCTGCTCGCGCTCACCGGCATCGGCGACTACACCGCGCGCGCCGTCGCGAGCTTCGCGTACGGCGAGCGGCATCCCGTGGTCGACACGAACACGCGACGCGTGATCGCCCGGGCGGTCGACGGCCGCGCGCAGCCGGGGCCGCCGCACCGACGCGACCTCGAGGCGATGGAGCGGCTGCTCCCCTCGGCGCCGTCGGAGGCGGCCGTCATGAACGCCGCCGCCATGGAGCTCGGGCAGATCGTCTGCACCGCCCGCGCCCCGCGCTGCGACGCATGCCCGATCCGGCATACATGCGCCTGGCTGACCGCCGGCAGACCGGGCACGCCGGACACGCGACGTCGCCAGGCGCGCTACGAGGGCAGCGACCGGCAGGCACGCGGGGCGGCCCTCCGCGCGCTCCGCGAGCGCGATCCGTCCGCGATCGCGGAGGGAGCCCTGCTCGCGGGATGGCCCGACCGAGCTCAGCGCGACCGGGCCGTCCTCTCGCTCCTCTCCGACGGGCTCATCGAGTCCGCCGACGGGATGCTGCGCCTGCCCCGATGA
- the rbfA gene encoding 30S ribosome-binding factor RbfA, producing MAGQERQARLADRIRVILAERLEKGLRDPRLGFVTLTDVRVSGDLQHASVFYTVYGSDEEREASGAALKAATGMLRSEVGRQLNTRLTPSLEFIPDALPETADHLAELLREARERDEAVAGIAAGAQYAAGEDPYVKPREGDEEDA from the coding sequence ATGGCAGGACAGGAACGACAGGCGCGTCTCGCGGATCGCATCCGCGTCATCCTCGCCGAGCGGCTCGAGAAGGGCCTGCGCGACCCGCGTCTCGGTTTCGTGACGCTCACCGACGTGCGCGTCTCCGGCGATCTGCAGCACGCCTCGGTGTTCTACACGGTCTACGGCTCCGACGAGGAGCGCGAGGCGAGCGGGGCCGCGCTGAAGGCGGCGACGGGCATGCTGCGCAGCGAGGTCGGACGGCAGCTGAACACCCGGCTCACCCCGTCGCTCGAGTTCATCCCCGACGCGCTGCCGGAGACGGCGGACCATCTCGCGGAGCTGCTGCGGGAGGCGCGAGAGCGGGACGAGGCCGTGGCGGGCATCGCCGCAGGGGCCCAGTACGCCGCGGGCGAGGACCCGTACGTCAAGCCGCGCGAGGGCGACGAAGAGGACGCCTGA